From Providencia sp. R33, a single genomic window includes:
- the lgt gene encoding prolipoprotein diacylglyceryl transferase, whose translation MSNSYLAFPEIDPVMFSIGPVSLHWYGFMYLVGFVFALWLAGRRAAKPNSGWTKNEVENLLYVGFVGVFVGGRLGYVFFYNLPVFLDDPLYLFKVWDGGMSFHGGLIGVICAMMWFAHRTRRRFLQVSDFVAPLIPFGLGMGRIGNFINGELWGRVTLDTPWAFLFPHSRSEDIQLAAQDPSLLPILEQYGVLPRHPSQLYEMFLEGIVLFLILNLFVRKPRPMGSVSGLFLIGYGAFRIIVEFFRQPDAQLGLFGGISMGQILSIPMIIIGVLMIVWAYKYGKNVPAHKPEKEPKGS comes from the coding sequence ATGAGTAACAGTTACTTAGCATTTCCGGAAATTGATCCTGTTATGTTCTCAATTGGGCCAGTATCGCTGCACTGGTATGGTTTTATGTACCTTGTTGGCTTTGTTTTTGCGTTATGGTTAGCGGGACGCCGTGCTGCAAAACCAAATAGCGGCTGGACAAAAAATGAAGTTGAAAACCTGCTGTATGTTGGTTTTGTTGGTGTTTTTGTAGGTGGCCGTCTTGGCTACGTATTTTTCTATAATCTCCCTGTTTTCCTCGATGACCCGCTTTATCTCTTTAAGGTATGGGATGGCGGTATGTCTTTCCATGGCGGCTTAATTGGTGTCATTTGTGCCATGATGTGGTTTGCACATCGTACTCGTCGTCGTTTTCTTCAAGTTTCTGATTTTGTGGCTCCATTGATTCCGTTTGGTTTGGGAATGGGGCGTATCGGTAACTTTATTAATGGCGAGTTGTGGGGGCGTGTCACCCTTGATACACCTTGGGCTTTCTTGTTCCCACATTCACGCAGCGAAGATATCCAATTAGCGGCTCAAGATCCTTCTTTACTGCCGATCCTCGAGCAATATGGTGTGTTACCAAGGCACCCATCGCAGCTGTATGAAATGTTCTTAGAAGGTATTGTTTTATTCCTCATTCTTAACTTATTTGTCCGTAAACCAAGGCCAATGGGCAGTGTCTCAGGGCTATTTTTAATCGGTTATGGTGCATTTAGAATTATCGTTGAGTTCTTTAGACAGCCAGATGCACAACTTGGGTTGTTTGGTGGCATCAGTATGGGGCAAATTTTATCTATACCTATGATAATCATTGGTGTTTTAATGATTGTATGGGCATATAAGTACGGTAAAAATGTTCCTGCTCATAAGCCAGAAAAAGAGCCTAAAGGTAGTTAG
- a CDS encoding prepilin-type N-terminal cleavage/methylation domain-containing protein codes for MKIELKQTQLGFTLIEILVVLFICSLTVFSGLHYWGKYIEQQRLIDTARQLSEFIYHHVKEGIYLNRHQTLFVNIGKAGWWMSIKDVNTRQEIGRITSDKFQGIELAKSTRTSIELYGKQGTSRAFSFQLKNNDSAISIYMSALGRVRTCSHHSVAGVPKC; via the coding sequence ATGAAAATCGAGCTGAAACAGACTCAATTAGGTTTCACATTGATAGAGATTTTAGTTGTGTTATTTATTTGTTCTTTAACTGTTTTTTCAGGTTTGCATTACTGGGGTAAATACATTGAACAACAAAGACTTATTGATACAGCGAGGCAACTGTCTGAGTTTATTTACCATCATGTAAAAGAAGGCATTTATCTAAATCGGCATCAAACTCTTTTCGTAAATATAGGGAAAGCTGGTTGGTGGATGTCCATCAAAGATGTTAATACTCGCCAAGAAATAGGGAGAATCACGTCTGATAAATTTCAGGGTATCGAACTTGCTAAATCAACGCGAACTTCAATTGAGTTATATGGGAAGCAAGGAACTAGCCGCGCATTTAGTTTTCAGCTAAAGAATAACGATAGTGCCATTTCTATTTATATGTCTGCTTTAGGGCGGGTTAGAACTTGTTCACATCACAGTGTGGCAGGGGTACCTAAATGTTGA
- the recC gene encoding exodeoxyribonuclease V subunit gamma yields the protein MFQVYHSNQLDLLKELIAHLMKNEPLSHPFEQEIILVQSPGMSQWLQIELAKQFGVAANINYPLPATFIWDMFRRVLPDIPKESAYTKQAMTWKLMIILPKVIDDEEFEPLRHYLQHDTDKRKLHQLAGRVADLFDQYLVYRPQWIEKWQKNELIEGLSANQLWQKRLWLCLVEYSNELNQSPWHRANLYDNFIGKLKSTPSLGKMLPKRIFICGISSLPPVYLQALNAISEHTDIHLMFTNPCRYYWGDIQSASFLAKLQQRKLRHYLDKHEISRFKIEEHVPHLFNDDGEQDIVNPLLASWGKLGRDNLYFISQIDTANEIFAYVDTSRSSLLENIQQDILDLENHAQLGTTLENYVTSEGKGLIHKGDDSISFHLCHSAQREVEVLQDHLLSIFEEDPSLTPRDVIVMVADIDSYAPYIQAVFGNTASSHYIPFSISDRKALQAHPILQAFITLLDLPQSRFSTEQVLSLLEVKALSQRFGIDESELSLLRRWVNESGIRWGLDDDNVRSFALPVIGQNTWQFGLSRMLLGYAMDSRNGPWNGILPYDECSGLAAQLAGKLALLINTLREWRTILEQERPLDEWKELCQQLIDSCFIVDSETELVLALLTEQWHQIIENAMGSGYEESIPLRLIRDELSVRFDDEKISQRFLAGAVNFCTLMPMRSVPFKVVCLLGMNDGAYPRSIPPLGFDLMVEKPARGDRKRRDDDRYLFLEALNSATKQLYISYIGLSIRDNQPCNPSVLVTELLDYICQSFCLEGGELLNIDDSAKQLQSHLVTQHSRVPFAKENYIPHTPYQSFAKEWLPAAKTTGSVETPFCSILKDPEEKITHISLEQLLRFYRHPIRAFFQQRLKVHFSIEETELPEEEPFILGRLQRYKINDQILDLLVKEESPDPFYHALKASGQLPAKQFGQLFWEQQLNEIVPLAEKIKDYEVQLFDYPIECEIEGIKITGQLKNVHETGILRYRPAYLTANDGIQLWIEHLFFNAQVGEGESVALGRDNSIWQFSSIEKDDALGYLKSLIKGYCEGLNSPLILLNQSGWSWLNACFDKKTKQYDFTSEESQQKALSALIQGLQGSSMKKGEMEDDYVLRACRNLNSTMIQSLLQNTQRFLQPMTKYLK from the coding sequence ATGTTTCAAGTCTATCATTCTAACCAATTAGATTTGTTAAAAGAGCTCATTGCTCATTTAATGAAAAATGAACCTTTATCTCATCCTTTTGAGCAAGAAATCATCTTAGTGCAGAGCCCAGGAATGTCCCAGTGGTTACAGATTGAACTCGCAAAACAATTTGGGGTTGCAGCAAATATTAACTACCCGTTACCAGCTACATTTATATGGGACATGTTTAGGCGTGTGCTACCTGATATACCGAAAGAAAGTGCGTATACCAAACAAGCAATGACATGGAAGTTAATGATAATTTTACCCAAGGTTATTGATGATGAAGAATTCGAACCATTAAGACATTATCTACAGCATGATACAGATAAACGAAAACTTCATCAGCTTGCGGGCAGGGTTGCAGACCTATTTGACCAATATCTAGTCTATCGGCCTCAATGGATTGAAAAATGGCAAAAAAATGAATTAATAGAAGGGCTTAGTGCCAATCAGCTATGGCAAAAAAGGCTGTGGCTATGCCTTGTTGAATACTCAAATGAATTAAACCAATCACCTTGGCACCGTGCTAATTTATATGACAATTTTATTGGTAAGCTGAAAAGCACACCTTCTTTAGGAAAAATGCTTCCTAAACGTATTTTTATTTGCGGAATCTCATCATTGCCGCCTGTTTATCTTCAAGCATTGAATGCAATTTCGGAACACACTGACATCCATTTAATGTTTACAAACCCTTGTCGTTATTATTGGGGGGATATTCAAAGTGCCTCTTTCTTAGCTAAGTTACAACAAAGAAAATTACGACATTATCTTGATAAACATGAGATATCACGTTTCAAAATTGAAGAACATGTACCCCATCTATTTAATGATGATGGTGAGCAGGATATTGTTAATCCATTGTTAGCTTCGTGGGGAAAATTGGGGCGAGATAATTTATATTTTATTTCTCAAATTGATACAGCGAATGAAATTTTTGCTTATGTTGATACAAGTAGATCAAGCCTGCTAGAAAATATCCAGCAAGATATTTTAGATCTTGAAAATCACGCACAGCTTGGTACGACACTAGAAAACTATGTAACAAGCGAAGGAAAGGGACTAATACATAAAGGGGATGATTCTATTTCGTTCCATTTGTGTCATAGCGCCCAGCGTGAAGTCGAAGTGTTACAAGACCATCTGCTGTCTATCTTTGAAGAAGACCCATCATTAACACCAAGAGATGTGATTGTTATGGTGGCAGATATAGACAGTTACGCCCCCTATATCCAAGCTGTTTTTGGGAATACAGCATCTTCACATTATATTCCTTTTTCTATTTCTGACAGGAAAGCATTACAAGCCCATCCAATTTTGCAAGCGTTTATCACGTTGCTAGATTTACCTCAAAGCCGATTTTCTACAGAACAAGTGCTTAGTTTACTGGAGGTTAAGGCTTTATCTCAGCGTTTTGGGATAGACGAAAGTGAATTAAGTTTGCTACGACGTTGGGTGAATGAATCAGGGATCCGCTGGGGGCTCGACGATGACAATGTCCGCTCATTTGCTTTACCTGTTATAGGGCAAAATACGTGGCAATTTGGTTTGAGCCGAATGTTATTAGGTTATGCCATGGATAGTCGAAATGGCCCATGGAATGGTATTTTACCTTACGATGAATGTAGTGGTTTGGCAGCTCAGCTAGCAGGGAAATTGGCTTTATTAATTAATACATTAAGAGAGTGGCGTACAATATTAGAGCAAGAACGACCACTTGATGAGTGGAAAGAACTCTGTCAGCAACTTATTGATAGCTGCTTTATAGTTGATAGTGAAACAGAACTGGTTTTGGCTCTTTTAACCGAACAGTGGCACCAAATCATCGAAAATGCTATGGGATCAGGTTATGAAGAATCTATTCCACTTCGTTTGATAAGAGACGAACTTTCAGTACGCTTTGATGATGAAAAAATTAGCCAACGCTTTTTAGCGGGAGCAGTTAACTTTTGTACACTGATGCCAATGCGTTCTGTTCCATTCAAGGTGGTGTGTTTGCTGGGAATGAACGATGGTGCTTACCCACGAAGTATTCCGCCGTTAGGCTTTGATTTGATGGTAGAAAAACCAGCGAGAGGGGATAGAAAGCGTCGAGATGATGACCGTTATCTCTTCCTAGAGGCGCTCAATTCAGCAACTAAACAGCTCTATATTAGCTATATTGGGCTTTCAATACGCGATAATCAACCATGTAATCCATCTGTCTTAGTGACGGAATTACTTGATTACATTTGCCAAAGCTTCTGCTTGGAAGGCGGTGAGTTACTCAATATTGATGACAGTGCCAAACAGTTACAATCCCATTTAGTGACTCAGCACAGCCGAGTTCCTTTTGCGAAAGAAAACTATATTCCTCACACTCCCTATCAAAGTTTTGCTAAAGAGTGGTTACCTGCCGCTAAGACTACAGGAAGCGTAGAAACCCCTTTTTGCTCAATTCTTAAAGATCCAGAAGAAAAAATTACACATATTTCGCTAGAGCAGCTCTTACGTTTTTATCGTCATCCTATTCGTGCATTTTTCCAGCAACGTCTGAAAGTACATTTCTCAATTGAAGAAACTGAGCTTCCTGAGGAAGAGCCTTTTATTCTTGGGCGGTTACAACGCTATAAAATTAATGATCAAATTTTAGATTTGCTTGTCAAAGAAGAAAGCCCTGATCCTTTTTATCATGCGCTTAAAGCATCGGGGCAATTGCCTGCAAAGCAATTTGGTCAGCTTTTTTGGGAGCAACAACTGAATGAGATTGTTCCATTAGCGGAAAAAATAAAAGATTATGAGGTTCAACTATTTGATTATCCAATAGAGTGTGAAATTGAAGGCATAAAAATTACAGGGCAGCTTAAGAATGTACACGAAACAGGCATATTACGTTATCGGCCAGCTTATCTAACTGCGAATGATGGAATTCAGTTATGGATTGAGCATCTTTTTTTTAATGCTCAAGTTGGTGAAGGGGAAAGTGTTGCATTGGGGCGTGATAACAGTATTTGGCAGTTTTCATCCATTGAAAAAGATGATGCATTAGGTTACTTAAAAAGCTTAATAAAAGGTTATTGTGAAGGGCTAAACTCCCCATTAATTCTTTTAAATCAAAGTGGTTGGAGTTGGCTAAATGCATGTTTTGATAAAAAAACGAAGCAATATGATTTTACTTCAGAAGAAAGCCAACAAAAAGCGTTATCAGCCTTAATTCAGGGTCTTCAAGGAAGTTCGATGAAAAAAGGCGAGATGGAAGATGATTATGTATTGAGGGCTTGTAGAAACTTGAATAGTACAATGATTCAATCGCTGTTACAGAATACACAGCGTTTTTTACAGCCAATGACTAAATATTTAAAATAA
- a CDS encoding prepilin peptidase-dependent protein has translation MLNPQSCLSREKQRGFTLIEMLIAMAISSLICVAVMSSIPSIFKEAYRAYFQYQLNREVRQVLLNMEKDFRRIGYCSSSSCLGEAIMISAKSFSEGRNTCIIFAYDQDLSGKWVDVKSKTTETDYFGYRLNNGKLESNRNVRDCSGTRWQSLFDAELVTVKKLSFNWLMDIQLLDVVMSVETRLLPRQVFDYRITVKIRNL, from the coding sequence ATGTTGAACCCTCAAAGTTGCTTAAGCAGGGAAAAACAAAGGGGATTTACCTTAATTGAAATGTTGATTGCGATGGCGATAAGTAGCCTTATTTGTGTTGCTGTGATGAGTAGTATTCCTTCAATCTTTAAGGAAGCTTATCGAGCGTATTTTCAATATCAGTTAAACAGGGAAGTCAGGCAAGTTTTACTAAATATGGAAAAGGATTTTAGGCGAATTGGCTATTGTAGCTCTTCTAGCTGTCTTGGAGAGGCAATAATGATTAGTGCTAAATCGTTCAGTGAGGGAAGAAATACTTGTATCATTTTTGCCTATGACCAAGATTTATCAGGTAAATGGGTTGATGTTAAGTCTAAAACAACAGAAACGGATTACTTTGGTTATCGGTTAAATAATGGGAAGTTAGAGTCAAACCGAAATGTTAGGGATTGTAGCGGAACACGCTGGCAGTCATTATTTGATGCAGAATTAGTTACAGTAAAAAAATTATCCTTTAATTGGCTCATGGATATTCAACTGCTTGACGTTGTCATGAGTGTAGAAACACGGTTATTACCTAGACAGGTCTTTGATTATCGAATTACCGTAAAAATTAGGAATTTATAA
- the ptrA gene encoding pitrilysin, producing the protein MQYLSKKIAQLFLLFIILGCGSAIAAQPLWQLLPETINKSESDPREYKAIKLNNDMTVLLVSDAKATKSLAAVSIPVGSIENPDSQLGLAHYLEHMVLMGSKKYPEPSSFSEFLQKHGGSHNASTAPHRTAYYFEVENGALKEATDRLADALAEPLLDPINADRERNAVNAELTMARSRDGMRIWQVRSETLNPQHPNSRFSGGNLETLKDKPNSKLQDELVGFYKHYYSSNLMNGVLYGDQSIDSLAKIAQETFGRIPNFNASVPAISTQAVTDKEKGIIIHYVPAQPQKAIQIEFSIKNNMADFRSKSDSYISYLLGNRSPGTLADWLISQGLAEGISASASPNADRNYGSFSIYVTLTDKGLQERDQIIAAIFSYIDLIKNDGISKSYFDEIAKVLNLSFRYGSVVRDMNYIEWLSDQMIDVPVNHVLDSDYIADQYDPTAIKQRLSELTAENARIWFISPDEPSNKKAYFVEAPYQVDRITQKQFKDWDSLESKMHFKLPTLNPYIADKLPLIKSVKAYKHPEFIYQNGNTRVLYMPSQYFADEPKASITLSLRTKQGDQSAKDQVTGALLQYISSLKMDELQYQASVAGMSVSVSQGIGLQLNASGYTQHLPELFLSMTKLYLSFEPTEQELAQAKSWYKEQIAVANNAKAYELAMQPLERINSVPYFEQEQRLAELDKISRSDLTNYRQLLVKSAALQALVFGNISESQSIKTIQDAQKLLKSEGTEWWRGDVVVIDKNYLADFHKQGNSTDNALAEIFIPDGYSRIDGAVLSGILAKVIQPWFYDQLRTNEQLGYAVFAFKSGLGDQWGMGFLLQSNAKTPDYLNTRYQAFYAQALDKLKKLPVDEFNQYKQSIITEMNQPPQTFYEELGRYSSDFSRNIFSFDTREKVLSALGSTTKEQVIEYYENAVIKRKGLVLTSQVIGQGVDEKSGFAQLKNWVFYPTASELQKILPIKEDAE; encoded by the coding sequence ATGCAATATTTATCCAAAAAAATCGCCCAGCTATTCTTATTATTCATAATATTAGGGTGTGGGAGTGCTATTGCAGCGCAACCGCTATGGCAATTATTACCTGAGACGATTAATAAGAGTGAGAGTGACCCTCGCGAGTATAAGGCAATAAAGCTAAATAACGATATGACGGTTTTATTAGTATCTGATGCCAAAGCTACAAAATCATTGGCAGCTGTGTCTATACCTGTAGGTAGTATTGAAAACCCAGATAGTCAGCTAGGGTTAGCTCACTATTTAGAGCATATGGTATTGATGGGTTCTAAAAAATACCCAGAACCAAGCAGCTTCTCTGAGTTTTTACAAAAACATGGAGGTAGTCATAATGCGAGTACAGCACCCCATCGCACAGCGTACTATTTTGAGGTGGAGAATGGGGCATTAAAAGAAGCGACTGACAGATTAGCTGATGCATTAGCAGAACCGTTATTAGATCCTATCAATGCAGATAGAGAACGTAATGCGGTTAATGCGGAACTAACGATGGCACGTTCTCGTGATGGAATGCGGATTTGGCAAGTACGTTCTGAAACACTAAATCCGCAGCACCCTAATTCTCGTTTTTCTGGTGGTAACTTAGAAACGTTAAAAGATAAGCCCAACAGTAAATTGCAAGACGAACTTGTTGGTTTTTATAAGCATTATTATTCATCTAATTTAATGAATGGTGTTCTTTATGGTGATCAATCAATTGATTCCCTCGCCAAAATAGCACAAGAAACATTTGGTCGTATCCCTAATTTTAATGCTAGTGTTCCGGCCATTAGCACTCAAGCGGTTACGGATAAAGAAAAAGGCATTATTATCCATTATGTGCCAGCGCAGCCGCAAAAAGCGATTCAAATTGAGTTTAGCATTAAAAATAACATGGCGGATTTTCGTAGTAAAAGTGATAGTTATATTAGTTACTTACTTGGAAATCGTAGCCCTGGAACATTAGCTGATTGGCTGATTTCACAAGGTTTAGCTGAAGGGATAAGTGCATCAGCATCGCCAAATGCAGACAGAAATTATGGTTCTTTCTCAATCTATGTCACTTTAACGGATAAAGGGCTGCAGGAGCGTGACCAGATTATTGCCGCTATCTTTTCTTATATTGATTTAATCAAAAATGATGGCATAAGCAAAAGTTACTTTGATGAAATTGCAAAAGTGCTTAACTTATCTTTCCGTTATGGTTCAGTTGTTAGGGATATGAACTACATCGAATGGTTATCTGACCAAATGATAGACGTTCCTGTTAATCATGTGCTTGATTCTGATTATATTGCGGATCAATATGACCCAACAGCCATTAAGCAACGTCTATCCGAGCTGACAGCGGAAAATGCGCGAATTTGGTTTATTAGCCCTGATGAACCAAGCAATAAAAAAGCGTATTTTGTCGAAGCGCCTTATCAAGTTGATCGAATCACGCAAAAACAGTTTAAAGATTGGGATAGTTTAGAGTCAAAAATGCACTTTAAATTACCAACACTAAATCCTTACATTGCGGATAAACTACCATTAATTAAATCTGTAAAAGCCTATAAACACCCAGAGTTTATTTATCAAAATGGAAATACTCGGGTGTTATATATGCCAAGCCAATATTTTGCAGATGAACCTAAAGCAAGCATCACGTTGTCTTTGCGTACAAAACAAGGTGACCAAAGTGCGAAAGACCAAGTGACAGGGGCATTGCTGCAATATATTTCTTCATTAAAAATGGATGAACTGCAATATCAAGCATCGGTTGCAGGTATGTCTGTTTCCGTTTCTCAGGGAATTGGCTTGCAGCTCAATGCCAGCGGTTATACCCAACATTTACCTGAGCTCTTTTTGTCCATGACTAAGTTGTATTTAAGCTTTGAGCCAACAGAGCAAGAGTTAGCACAGGCAAAATCTTGGTATAAGGAACAAATCGCCGTTGCAAATAACGCAAAAGCTTATGAATTGGCAATGCAGCCTCTTGAGCGTATTAACAGCGTCCCTTACTTTGAACAAGAGCAGCGCCTTGCTGAGTTGGATAAAATATCACGGAGTGATCTAACTAACTACCGTCAGTTATTAGTGAAAAGCGCAGCATTACAAGCACTTGTTTTCGGTAACATTAGCGAGTCGCAAAGTATCAAAACAATTCAGGATGCTCAAAAGCTATTAAAAAGTGAGGGTACTGAATGGTGGCGTGGCGATGTGGTCGTTATTGATAAAAACTACTTAGCGGACTTCCATAAACAAGGAAATAGTACCGATAACGCACTTGCTGAAATCTTTATCCCAGATGGTTACAGTCGTATTGATGGCGCAGTGTTGTCAGGTATCTTAGCGAAGGTGATTCAGCCCTGGTTCTATGATCAATTAAGGACGAATGAGCAGTTAGGTTATGCCGTATTTGCATTTAAATCTGGCTTAGGTGATCAGTGGGGAATGGGTTTTTTACTACAAAGTAATGCTAAGACGCCAGATTACCTTAACACACGCTATCAAGCATTTTATGCTCAGGCATTAGATAAACTTAAAAAGCTACCAGTTGATGAGTTTAATCAGTATAAACAATCAATTATCACTGAAATGAACCAGCCACCGCAGACATTCTACGAAGAACTTGGGCGCTATTCATCAGACTTTTCGCGCAATATTTTTAGTTTTGATACTCGTGAAAAAGTGTTGTCAGCCTTAGGTTCGACAACGAAAGAGCAAGTTATTGAATATTATGAAAATGCAGTCATTAAGCGTAAAGGGCTAGTGTTA
- a CDS encoding YgdB family protein produces MVKMDYQRGNIALVMTVVLMTMGLLLISSLHFFQRHAQDEWHKETKYFLEFNRAESALAWGLTLSWETNKKKKWICQQNATQTWTSCLKPYSRSISILSGQSPYKDGLDIKVYQRVEWDALKQKIIPHKNGWLDYCPVKQKGFCL; encoded by the coding sequence ATGGTAAAAATGGACTACCAAAGAGGTAATATTGCTTTAGTAATGACAGTTGTTTTAATGACAATGGGCTTGTTATTAATTAGCTCTCTTCATTTTTTTCAAAGACATGCACAAGATGAGTGGCATAAAGAAACTAAATACTTTCTTGAGTTTAATCGGGCTGAATCGGCGCTGGCATGGGGGCTAACATTATCTTGGGAAACGAATAAAAAGAAAAAATGGATTTGCCAGCAGAATGCAACACAAACTTGGACAAGTTGCTTAAAACCTTATAGTCGTTCAATTTCTATTTTATCGGGTCAAAGCCCTTATAAAGATGGCTTAGATATCAAAGTGTATCAGCGGGTTGAGTGGGATGCACTGAAACAGAAAATCATTCCTCATAAGAATGGTTGGTTAGATTATTGCCCAGTTAAACAAAAAGGATTTTGTTTGTGA
- a CDS encoding type IV pilus modification PilV family protein yields the protein MKIHQQGFALIESMIAMVVFAILLIALLNYTQYIVLNFNQLYRSSMVVRELHSVLEKQGLPADRISKTESSFIDTDLRYSVGKIEQSHRYPAEFCTELMVSLLIPRQRLSLSRWYCSIGERNVSSLSF from the coding sequence GTGAAAATACATCAACAAGGGTTTGCATTAATAGAATCAATGATTGCTATGGTAGTTTTTGCCATCTTGCTTATAGCTTTGCTAAACTATACACAATATATCGTATTGAATTTTAATCAATTATATAGAAGTTCAATGGTTGTCAGAGAATTGCATAGTGTATTAGAAAAGCAAGGCCTACCTGCTGATAGAATTTCAAAGACGGAAAGCTCTTTCATTGATACAGATTTGCGATACTCTGTTGGGAAGATTGAACAAAGCCACCGCTATCCAGCGGAGTTTTGCACTGAGTTGATGGTTTCATTACTTATTCCTAGGCAACGGCTTTCGCTTAGCCGTTGGTATTGCTCAATAGGAGAGCGCAATGTTTCAAGTCTATCATTCTAA
- a CDS encoding thymidylate synthase gives MKPYLDLCQRIIDEGQWVENKRTGVRCLTIINADLEYDVGNNQFPLITTRKSFYKAAIAELLGYLRGYDNAAQFREIGCNTWNANANENQAWLNNPHRKGEDDMGRVYGVQGRSWQRPDGTHLDQLQKVVNNLKNGIDDRAEIITFYNPGEFEMGCLRPCMHTHTFSLLGDTLHLTSYQRSCDVPLGLNFNQVQCFVLLALMARITGHKAGKAYHKIVNAHIYENQLPLMRDVQLKREPFSSPSLTINPEIKTLEDIETWVTTDDFTLDGYQCHEAIKYPFTV, from the coding sequence ATGAAGCCGTATCTAGATTTATGTCAACGTATCATTGATGAAGGGCAATGGGTTGAAAACAAACGCACAGGCGTTCGTTGTTTAACCATTATCAATGCCGATCTTGAATATGATGTTGGTAATAATCAATTCCCCTTGATTACGACTCGTAAAAGCTTTTATAAAGCAGCGATTGCAGAGCTACTCGGTTACTTGCGCGGTTATGATAATGCAGCACAATTTCGTGAAATTGGTTGCAACACTTGGAACGCAAATGCGAATGAAAACCAAGCTTGGCTGAATAATCCTCATCGAAAGGGTGAGGATGATATGGGCCGTGTTTATGGTGTTCAAGGCCGCTCATGGCAACGCCCAGATGGCACTCATCTTGATCAACTTCAGAAAGTTGTTAATAACCTAAAAAATGGTATTGATGACCGCGCGGAAATTATCACTTTCTATAACCCAGGTGAATTTGAAATGGGGTGCTTGCGTCCTTGTATGCACACTCATACATTTTCACTATTAGGCGATACACTGCATCTAACATCATATCAGCGCAGTTGTGATGTTCCGCTCGGTTTGAATTTCAATCAAGTACAATGTTTTGTTTTACTTGCATTGATGGCACGCATCACGGGCCATAAAGCAGGTAAGGCCTATCATAAGATTGTAAATGCACATATTTATGAAAACCAGTTACCGTTGATGAGAGATGTGCAATTAAAACGTGAACCATTTTCTTCTCCTTCATTGACAATTAATCCAGAAATTAAAACGTTAGAAGATATAGAAACTTGGGTAACCACTGATGACTTCACGCTTGATGGGTATCAATGTCATGAAGCTATCAAATATCCCTTTACTGTTTAG